In Woeseia oceani, one DNA window encodes the following:
- the rng gene encoding ribonuclease G: protein MTDEAPKEEILINVTPREVRAALLENGILQEVYIERDTRRGLISNIYKGRVSRVLPGMQAAFVDIGLERTAFLHASDIAKKALPDGEQAEQSAQDIRELVREGAEVLVQVVKDPLGNKGARLSTFITLPSRFLVLLPGGSGVGISTRIEDDNERLRLRSLIESLQGDNPQGGIIARTAAEGASEESLSADLDFLQKLWTSVQQKGRESKVRSLVHEDLQLPMRVLRDLVSTDVERILIDSEADFHKLQEFTRSFLPEVEPRLELYKRRRPIFDLHGTEDEIRKALDRSIPLKSGGYVIFDQTEAMTTVDVNTGGYVGHRNLEETIFRTNLEAAVAIARQLRLRNLGGIIIIDFIDMEVADHRNRVLEALEEAMANDHARHQMTPVSPLGLVEMTRKRTRESLQHILCEECPSCSGRGFVKTADSVCFDIFREIIRQHRQFTFDEILVLAHQDVIELLLDEEAGGLAEIERQTGKSVRLQPESLYLQDQFDVVLI from the coding sequence TTGACCGACGAGGCACCCAAAGAAGAAATTCTCATTAACGTGACGCCGCGCGAAGTGCGCGCCGCCTTGCTCGAGAACGGTATTCTGCAAGAGGTGTATATCGAGCGCGATACCCGGCGTGGCCTGATCAGCAATATCTACAAGGGTCGCGTGTCCCGAGTCTTGCCGGGCATGCAGGCCGCGTTTGTCGATATAGGCCTTGAGCGCACGGCGTTTCTGCACGCGTCCGATATCGCCAAGAAAGCATTGCCGGATGGCGAGCAGGCGGAACAGTCCGCCCAGGATATACGTGAGCTGGTTCGGGAAGGTGCCGAAGTCCTGGTGCAGGTCGTCAAAGACCCACTCGGCAACAAGGGAGCGCGGTTATCGACGTTCATCACCTTGCCGTCGCGCTTTCTGGTACTGCTGCCCGGTGGCAGTGGCGTCGGCATTTCGACGCGCATTGAAGATGACAACGAGCGGCTGCGGCTACGCAGCCTGATCGAGTCACTGCAGGGTGACAATCCCCAGGGCGGCATAATTGCGCGCACGGCGGCTGAAGGCGCGAGCGAGGAATCGCTGAGCGCCGACCTCGATTTTCTGCAAAAACTCTGGACCAGCGTTCAACAAAAGGGCCGCGAAAGCAAAGTGCGCAGTCTCGTGCATGAAGACCTGCAATTGCCGATGCGCGTTCTGCGCGATCTGGTCAGTACCGATGTTGAGAGAATCCTGATTGATTCCGAGGCCGACTTTCACAAGCTCCAGGAATTCACCCGCAGTTTTCTGCCGGAGGTTGAACCCCGACTCGAGTTGTACAAGCGGCGCCGGCCGATATTTGATCTGCACGGTACGGAGGACGAGATTCGCAAAGCACTGGATCGCAGCATTCCATTGAAATCCGGCGGCTACGTGATCTTCGATCAGACGGAAGCGATGACCACTGTGGACGTCAATACAGGCGGCTACGTCGGTCATCGCAACCTGGAGGAAACGATTTTCCGCACCAACCTGGAAGCGGCCGTGGCGATAGCCCGACAACTGAGATTGCGTAACCTGGGCGGTATAATCATTATAGATTTCATTGACATGGAGGTGGCTGATCACCGCAACCGGGTGCTGGAAGCGCTGGAAGAGGCGATGGCCAACGATCATGCGCGGCACCAGATGACACCGGTCTCGCCGCTCGGGCTGGTGGAAATGACGCGCAAACGAACGCGCGAAAGTTTGCAGCATATACTGTGCGAGGAATGTCCAAGCTGCAGCGGTCGGGGATTCGTCAAGACAGCTGATTCGGTGTGTTTCGATATTTTCCGCGAAATCATCCGCCAGCATCGGCAATTCACGTTCGACGAAATTCTCGTACTGGCACACCAGGACGTGATCGAGCTGTTGCTGGATGAAGAGGCGGGTGGCCTCGCAGAGATTGAACGTCAGACGGGCAAGTCGGTCCGACTGCAACCCGAATCGCTGTACCTGCAGGATCAGTTTGATGTTGTGCTTATTTAG
- a CDS encoding Maf family protein, with translation MPILPLHLASASPRRREILTSLGLQFTYSGEDLDEQAQPGETAAELVVRLASDKAMAALRSRPESLVLGADTVVVLGGEVFGKPADQDEAVAMLAALSGRTHEVMTGVVLVSREHRLSALSCSQVRFRDISQAEAEAYWRTGEPQDKAGGYAVQGLAAVFIAELRGSYSGVMGLPVFETAAMLRSAGVEVLNQ, from the coding sequence ATGCCAATCTTGCCGCTGCATCTTGCGTCTGCATCGCCGCGCCGCCGTGAAATACTCACTTCGCTGGGGTTGCAGTTCACCTACTCCGGCGAAGACCTGGATGAACAGGCGCAGCCCGGCGAAACGGCGGCAGAACTGGTTGTTCGGCTGGCCAGTGACAAAGCGATGGCGGCGCTGCGATCACGACCGGAGTCACTTGTGCTGGGCGCGGATACTGTTGTTGTTCTGGGCGGCGAGGTGTTTGGCAAGCCAGCGGATCAAGACGAAGCGGTGGCAATGCTGGCTGCGTTGTCCGGCCGCACACACGAGGTCATGACCGGCGTCGTGCTGGTCTCTCGCGAGCACCGGCTAAGCGCGTTGAGTTGCAGCCAGGTTCGCTTTCGCGACATAAGTCAGGCGGAAGCTGAAGCCTACTGGCGAACGGGCGAACCGCAAGACAAGGCCGGCGGTTATGCCGTGCAGGGTCTGGCGGCGGTGTTTATTGCCGAACTCCGCGGCAGTTACAGCGGTGTGATGGGATTGCCGGTTTTCGAGACGGCTGCAATGTTACGCTCGGCCGGCGTGGAAGTACTTAATCAATAG
- the rlmH gene encoding 23S rRNA (pseudouridine(1915)-N(3))-methyltransferase RlmH, translating into MHIRLIAVGDRQPAWVDTAFKDYAGRLPRPWKFALQTIATSRRRRHGDSSGARSEECEKILGKLANGERVVMLDERGSQLGSTELASSINDWQSDGRDVCFVIGGPDGLDEHCMARADFTWSLSRLTLPHGLARVVCVEQLYRACTVLEGHPYHRA; encoded by the coding sequence ATGCATATTCGACTGATCGCGGTAGGTGATCGGCAACCGGCATGGGTTGATACTGCGTTCAAAGACTACGCAGGCCGATTGCCGCGACCGTGGAAGTTCGCGCTGCAAACGATTGCAACCAGTCGGCGTCGCAGACACGGCGACAGCAGTGGTGCGCGTAGCGAAGAATGCGAAAAGATCCTCGGCAAACTGGCGAACGGCGAACGCGTTGTGATGCTTGATGAACGAGGCTCACAACTCGGCAGTACGGAACTGGCATCGTCCATCAACGACTGGCAGTCGGACGGCCGTGATGTCTGCTTCGTCATCGGCGGCCCTGATGGCCTTGACGAACATTGCATGGCACGGGCTGACTTCACCTGGTCACTGTCACGACTGACACTGCCGCACGGTCTTGCGAGGGTCGTGTGTGTCGAACAACTTTATCGGGCGTGCACTGTGTTGGAAGGCCACCCGTATCACCGCGCCTGA
- the rsfS gene encoding ribosome silencing factor, with the protein MNSKELSKLVIAALEEVKAKDIVELDVRKMTSVTDYMIVASGTSNRHIKALADNVADRAREAGHRPMGVEGEEGSEWVLLDLNDILVHVMLPRVREFINIEKLWSLSPNSDSVAKDA; encoded by the coding sequence ATGAATAGCAAAGAACTGAGCAAACTCGTGATAGCGGCACTGGAAGAGGTCAAGGCGAAAGACATCGTCGAACTCGATGTACGCAAGATGACGTCAGTAACCGACTACATGATCGTTGCCAGCGGCACCTCCAACCGGCACATCAAAGCGCTGGCAGACAACGTGGCTGATCGAGCACGTGAAGCCGGGCACCGGCCGATGGGCGTCGAAGGCGAGGAAGGCAGCGAATGGGTATTGCTGGACCTGAATGACATCCTTGTGCATGTCATGCTGCCGCGCGTCCGCGAGTTCATCAACATCGAGAAACTCTGGTCGCTGAGTCCCAACTCGGATTCGGTGGCGAAAGACGCTTAA
- the nadD gene encoding nicotinate-nucleotide adenylyltransferase — MGVFGGTFDPIHFGHLRTAFEMLQALRFDEVRFMPCGNPPHRGEPFADAELRLAMVLAATEGQAGFVVDDRELLRDGPSYSVDTLSALRSEFPLRPLALIIGMDAFLNLTKWHQWREILQLAHIVVAHRPGWRAPDMGPLGTLLADRGTHRIGDLHQARSGHIYIHDVTQLEISSTEIRELIAAGRDPRFLMPDAVRAVIEKSGCYRKPDTAEIQ, encoded by the coding sequence ATGGGAGTATTTGGCGGGACTTTTGATCCGATACATTTCGGTCATTTGCGTACCGCGTTTGAGATGTTGCAGGCACTGCGTTTTGATGAGGTGCGTTTCATGCCTTGTGGCAATCCACCGCATCGCGGTGAGCCGTTCGCTGATGCCGAGCTGCGACTCGCGATGGTGCTGGCGGCGACCGAGGGCCAGGCCGGTTTCGTGGTCGACGACCGCGAATTGCTGCGTGACGGGCCGTCCTACTCGGTGGACACGCTGTCCGCCTTGCGGTCGGAGTTTCCGCTACGGCCGCTGGCATTGATTATTGGCATGGATGCGTTCCTGAACCTGACCAAATGGCACCAATGGCGGGAAATCCTGCAGTTGGCACATATCGTTGTTGCGCACCGGCCGGGCTGGCGGGCGCCGGACATGGGGCCTTTGGGCACGCTGCTGGCGGATCGCGGTACGCACAGAATTGGCGACCTGCACCAGGCACGTTCCGGTCACATTTATATACACGACGTCACGCAACTCGAAATATCCTCGACCGAAATTCGCGAGCTGATAGCCGCGGGGCGGGATCCGCGGTTTCTGATGCCGGATGCCGTGCGGGCAGTCATTGAAAAAAGCGGTTGCTACCGCAAACCAGATACAGCAGAAATTCAGTAA
- the holA gene encoding DNA polymerase III subunit delta, translating to MKIPANQLKSQLQKSLLPCYLVTGDEPLLVQEALDNIRASARAAGFTTRDLYVATSGFDWKELGAAGGNLSLFSEKRIVELRLPTGKPGREGSQVIATLTEQLADDLLLIVSGPKLDRNATSAKWVKALMGAGGHVAVWPVDRRELPAWINARMKAVGLQAERDAVRLIADRVEGNLLAAQQEIEKLRLLLGEGAVTAEQVQRAVADSSRYDVYKLVDAAVSGDVQRALRILGGVRAEGVEAVIVIWALTREVRALSRIADSVAGGTELGQAMQKNGVWQNRQGLVRACISRHSRSVFYRLMQALRNADASAKGQRSGDPWQQATEIVLVLAGDRVRAA from the coding sequence GTGAAAATACCGGCGAACCAGCTTAAGTCCCAGCTTCAAAAATCCCTGTTGCCCTGTTATCTGGTTACCGGTGACGAGCCTTTGCTCGTGCAGGAAGCATTGGACAACATACGCGCAAGCGCCCGTGCCGCAGGTTTTACGACCCGCGACCTGTACGTGGCGACGTCCGGCTTTGACTGGAAGGAACTCGGCGCGGCCGGCGGCAACCTGTCCCTGTTCTCTGAAAAGCGCATCGTCGAGCTGCGCCTGCCGACCGGCAAACCCGGTCGTGAAGGCTCGCAGGTCATTGCCACACTGACCGAACAACTGGCTGATGATTTGTTGCTGATCGTCAGCGGGCCGAAGCTTGATCGCAACGCGACTTCCGCGAAGTGGGTCAAAGCGCTGATGGGAGCCGGTGGCCACGTGGCTGTATGGCCGGTCGATCGGCGTGAGCTGCCAGCGTGGATCAATGCGCGAATGAAAGCGGTGGGCTTGCAGGCGGAACGCGATGCGGTACGCCTGATCGCAGACCGGGTGGAGGGCAATTTGCTCGCCGCGCAACAAGAGATTGAAAAACTTCGCCTGCTGCTCGGCGAAGGTGCGGTAACGGCAGAACAGGTGCAGCGCGCGGTCGCTGACAGTAGCCGATACGACGTGTACAAACTGGTCGATGCTGCGGTTTCCGGCGACGTGCAACGGGCGTTGCGCATCCTCGGTGGCGTTCGTGCGGAGGGTGTTGAAGCGGTCATTGTCATATGGGCATTGACCCGCGAAGTGCGCGCGCTGTCCCGCATCGCGGACAGCGTTGCTGGCGGCACTGAGCTGGGACAGGCCATGCAGAAAAACGGCGTATGGCAGAACCGACAGGGTCTCGTGCGTGCCTGCATCAGCCGGCACTCTCGATCGGTATTTTACCGCTTGATGCAAGCGCTGCGTAACGCAGATGCATCCGCCAAGGGTCAACGCTCAGGGGATCCCTGGCAACAGGCCACAGAAATTGTACTGGTACTCGCAGGCGATCGTGTGCGCGCCGCGTGA
- a CDS encoding Trm112 family protein, translating to MDKKLLSILCCPVTHRELALARADLLKAVNARIQDGSLKNRDGALVTGPLKEALVTDDGKTLYPIQDGIPVLLENEAVALEQYDLA from the coding sequence ATGGACAAGAAACTGCTGTCAATACTCTGTTGCCCGGTGACGCACCGTGAGCTGGCGCTGGCCCGGGCGGACCTGCTGAAAGCGGTGAATGCCCGCATTCAGGACGGATCCCTCAAGAACCGCGACGGTGCGCTGGTTACAGGGCCGCTGAAGGAAGCTCTCGTGACTGATGACGGCAAGACCCTGTACCCGATTCAGGACGGCATTCCCGTGCTGCTGGAAAACGAAGCCGTGGCCCTGGAACAGTATGACCTTGCCTGA
- a CDS encoding MerC domain-containing protein: MPQSAQPQSRPADLDRIAVVLSGLCLLHCLALPLFIALLPVVAEFAESHWHTPMLAIALPVSATAIVIGYRRHGNRALVAAGVMGLILLVTGATVAHNQLGAMADRVFTVVGSLLLAAVHWQNSRLLRSTPARVDVALAKN; the protein is encoded by the coding sequence ATGCCGCAATCTGCCCAACCACAAAGCCGACCCGCCGACCTTGACCGCATTGCGGTGGTCCTGTCGGGCCTGTGCCTGCTGCACTGCCTGGCATTGCCGCTGTTTATTGCGCTGCTGCCGGTCGTTGCCGAGTTTGCCGAGAGCCACTGGCACACACCGATGCTCGCGATCGCATTACCGGTCAGCGCGACGGCCATTGTCATCGGATACCGCCGGCACGGCAACCGTGCATTGGTTGCCGCGGGCGTTATGGGTCTGATTCTGCTGGTGACAGGCGCCACAGTTGCGCACAACCAGCTGGGCGCGATGGCCGACCGCGTATTCACCGTTGTGGGTTCCTTGCTGCTCGCGGCGGTTCATTGGCAAAACAGTCGGCTGCTGCGCAGCACGCCGGCCCGGGTTGACGTTGCCCTGGCGAAAAACTGA
- the yidD gene encoding membrane protein insertion efficiency factor YidD, whose protein sequence is MSAGRASRLLSRPLLGLVWLYRVVVSPLLGANCRYQPTCSEYARLALQRYGAFRGSVLIARRIGRCHPWGGSGYDPVPVEDDSERESS, encoded by the coding sequence ATGAGCGCCGGCCGCGCCAGCCGACTGTTGAGTCGCCCGTTGCTCGGGCTGGTCTGGTTGTACCGTGTTGTCGTTTCACCGTTGTTGGGCGCCAATTGCCGCTATCAGCCTACTTGCTCAGAGTACGCGCGCCTGGCGCTGCAACGTTACGGTGCTTTTCGGGGGAGTGTGCTGATTGCGCGTCGTATCGGCCGCTGCCACCCGTGGGGAGGCTCGGGTTACGACCCGGTGCCCGTTGAGGATGACAGCGAACGGGAATCGTCGTGA
- a CDS encoding SufE family protein — translation MNEVQAAQQEVIDEFGFFDNWMDRYQYLIDLGKRLPDLADDEKTDANKIRGCQSQVWFVAEEHAGRLHFRAISDAAIVSGLIALLLRIYSDKPATEILQSSADFVRSLGLEQHLSPTRSNGLAAMLAAIRNYAQDAVAAT, via the coding sequence ATGAATGAAGTTCAGGCAGCGCAGCAGGAAGTCATCGACGAGTTCGGTTTCTTTGACAACTGGATGGATCGGTACCAGTACCTCATTGATCTCGGCAAGCGTTTGCCGGATCTTGCCGATGACGAAAAAACGGACGCGAACAAAATTCGCGGCTGCCAGTCGCAGGTGTGGTTCGTTGCAGAAGAACATGCCGGACGTTTGCATTTTCGCGCGATCAGTGACGCGGCCATCGTTTCCGGCCTGATTGCCTTGTTGTTACGCATCTACAGTGACAAGCCGGCAACGGAAATACTGCAGTCGTCTGCCGACTTCGTGCGGTCACTGGGTCTTGAGCAGCACTTGAGTCCGACCCGCAGCAATGGATTGGCCGCGATGTTGGCTGCCATTCGGAATTATGCGCAGGACGCCGTAGCGGCTACATGA
- the cysS gene encoding cysteine--tRNA ligase: protein MTLHLHDTLQGKKIPFTPLVPGKVTMYLCGPTVYNYAHIGNARPAVVFDLLARLLRRSYALTFARNITDVDDKINAAASAAGKPINEITERYIKAYNDDMGALGVQAPDIEPRATEHIGEMVAMIEALVAAGHAYVADGHVLFDVGTCENYGQLSRRDLREMIAGARVEVAPYKRAAHDFVLWKPSTPDLPGWDSPWGRGRPGWHIECSAMSEKHLGRTIDIHGGGQDLVFPHHENELAQSTCAHHGEPFARYWLHNGFLSIDSTKMSKSLGNVLLVHDMIETIPGEVIRLALLSAHYRQPLDWSDETVAGARRMLDRLYGALRGIKVPAERRAAAEPAAEVVAALEDDLNTPKAFAEMFNIARRLNKTTDNDERVALAAQLYACGDLTGLINVDPEEWFAGGDVGELSAADIEALLQQREEARAARDFTAADGIRDQLTAAGISIEDGAGGTRWRRSE from the coding sequence ATGACCCTTCATTTGCACGATACCCTGCAAGGAAAAAAGATTCCGTTCACGCCGCTCGTCCCGGGCAAGGTAACGATGTACCTGTGTGGCCCGACGGTCTACAACTACGCGCACATCGGTAACGCGCGGCCGGCCGTCGTGTTTGACCTGCTGGCGCGCCTGTTGCGGCGGAGTTATGCGCTGACCTTTGCCCGCAACATCACCGACGTTGACGACAAGATCAACGCGGCAGCGAGTGCTGCCGGCAAGCCGATCAATGAAATAACCGAGCGTTACATCAAGGCGTACAACGACGACATGGGCGCGCTCGGCGTGCAGGCGCCGGATATAGAGCCGCGGGCGACTGAGCATATCGGCGAGATGGTTGCCATGATCGAGGCACTTGTTGCGGCTGGCCATGCCTATGTCGCCGATGGTCATGTGCTGTTCGATGTGGGCACCTGTGAGAATTACGGGCAGCTGTCACGGCGGGATTTGCGTGAAATGATTGCCGGTGCGCGTGTCGAGGTGGCGCCCTACAAACGCGCCGCGCACGATTTTGTGTTGTGGAAGCCGTCGACGCCCGACTTGCCCGGCTGGGATTCTCCATGGGGCCGCGGGCGGCCGGGCTGGCACATCGAATGCTCGGCGATGTCGGAAAAGCACCTCGGGCGCACGATTGATATCCACGGTGGCGGGCAGGACCTCGTCTTCCCGCACCACGAGAACGAGCTGGCGCAAAGTACCTGTGCGCACCATGGCGAACCGTTTGCGCGTTATTGGTTGCACAACGGTTTTCTCAGCATCGACAGCACCAAGATGTCGAAATCGCTCGGCAACGTACTGCTTGTGCACGACATGATTGAGACGATTCCCGGTGAGGTGATTCGACTTGCATTGCTCAGTGCTCACTATCGGCAGCCGTTGGACTGGTCAGACGAAACCGTCGCCGGTGCACGGCGCATGCTGGACCGGTTGTACGGTGCATTGCGCGGTATCAAAGTGCCCGCAGAGCGGCGTGCGGCCGCCGAGCCTGCAGCCGAGGTTGTCGCGGCGCTGGAGGATGATCTCAATACGCCGAAAGCATTCGCCGAGATGTTCAACATCGCGCGCAGGTTGAACAAGACGACCGACAACGACGAGCGTGTCGCTCTGGCGGCGCAACTCTACGCATGTGGCGACCTGACCGGGTTAATCAATGTCGATCCGGAGGAGTGGTTCGCTGGTGGCGATGTCGGGGAGTTGTCGGCGGCAGATATAGAGGCTCTGCTGCAGCAGCGTGAAGAGGCTCGAGCGGCACGGGACTTTACGGCGGCCGATGGTATACGCGATCAACTAACTGCGGCTGGCATCAGTATTGAAGACGGAGCTGGCGGTACTCGCTGGCGTCGAAGTGAATGA
- the hisI gene encoding phosphoribosyl-AMP cyclohydrolase produces MSYRPIAFAGRSSIEQVEESTDFAPKFDDRGLITAVTTDADSGELLMQGYMNAEALMLTIRTGEAHYYSRSRQVLWHKGATSGLTQKVEELLIDDDQDCIWLRVNVAGGASCHVGYRSCFYRRVPVGEEVAADNENVALQFTDTEKVFDPEEVYGDAPNPTIL; encoded by the coding sequence ATGTCTTATCGACCCATCGCCTTCGCGGGACGCAGCAGTATCGAACAAGTCGAGGAAAGTACCGACTTCGCACCGAAATTCGATGATCGCGGCCTGATCACGGCAGTGACCACGGATGCCGACAGCGGCGAACTGCTCATGCAGGGTTACATGAATGCCGAAGCACTGATGCTGACCATCCGTACCGGTGAGGCGCATTACTACAGCCGCAGCCGGCAGGTCTTGTGGCACAAAGGCGCAACCAGCGGCCTGACTCAGAAGGTAGAGGAACTGTTGATCGACGACGACCAGGACTGCATCTGGTTACGAGTGAACGTAGCCGGTGGCGCGAGCTGTCACGTGGGCTACCGTTCGTGCTTCTACCGGCGCGTGCCGGTCGGTGAAGAAGTGGCGGCAGACAACGAGAACGTCGCTTTGCAATTTACCGATACAGAGAAAGTGTTTGACCCGGAAGAAGTCTACGGCGACGCACCCAATCCCACGATACTCTAG
- a CDS encoding LPS-assembly lipoprotein LptE, translating to MSLFRTTLFAGLLLALSACGFQLRSSLTVPAQMSSTYIETADTYSLFYRKLRRELQSAGVRVVDNKADASAVFSILSDETDQRVLSVSARNVPREYEVYYSVYYSVQAGNAVLMEPQLQTATRDYTYDETRVLGKSREEDLLRDAIANDLVRIVLIQLSAL from the coding sequence ATGTCGTTGTTTAGAACAACACTGTTTGCAGGTCTGCTGCTGGCGTTGAGCGCTTGCGGTTTTCAGCTGCGCTCGTCGCTCACAGTGCCGGCGCAAATGAGCAGCACCTATATTGAAACGGCCGACACCTACAGTCTGTTCTACCGCAAGTTGCGGCGCGAATTGCAAAGTGCAGGAGTGCGGGTGGTCGATAACAAAGCCGACGCCAGCGCCGTGTTTTCCATCTTGAGCGATGAAACGGATCAACGCGTATTGTCAGTATCCGCGCGCAATGTGCCGCGCGAATACGAAGTCTATTACTCGGTTTATTACTCTGTGCAAGCCGGCAATGCGGTATTGATGGAGCCGCAATTGCAGACGGCAACCCGCGACTACACCTACGACGAAACCCGCGTGCTGGGAAAATCTCGCGAGGAAGATTTGTTGCGCGATGCCATTGCCAATGACCTCGTGCGCATCGTGCTGATCCAGCTATCCGCCCTTTGA